ATCAAGGTCGTCGCCAACCAGGGTGCGGATTGGGACGCCACCAAGGCGCGCACGATCATAGCCACGGTCATTCAGCAGAACCCGGATCTGTGCGGCGTGGTCGGATTCTGGGACGTGATGGATCTGGGCGCGGCCGCGGCGATCAAGGAATCCGGAAAGAAGATCGCCCTGGTCACGTCGGGCGGCGGCGAGCAAATGGCTTGCGACAACGTGGAAAAGGGCGTGTTCGACGAGGAGATCGCTTATCCGGTCCTGGATCAGGGTCACGCTCTGGCCGTCATGGTCCAGACGGTTCTGCAGTCCGGGGAGCCGGCCGGAAAGAATAAATTCGTCATCTACACGCCCTCGGTAAGAATCACGAAGGAGACCCTCCATCCCGGTCTCTGCTGGAGCGCCGCGAGCATCAAGAAGAATTGACGGCTCCACGGACATGTTTCGTAAGGCGCTGAGCTGCGGAGTCGGCTCAGCGCCTTCTTTTTGCTACGGGAACGCATCGAGATGATCGCCGATTTGATCACCAGGCTGCGCTATCGATATTTTCCCGATCACATGGTCGGCGAGGTGCTCGGCAAGAGGTGGATGGACAATACGATTCCCGTCCTCCTTCTCGTCGCGATCCTGTCCTATTTCGTGGCGACGATTCCCAATTTCGTCTCGTTCGGGAACCTGTCCGACACCTCGCGCCAGATCGGCGAATTCGGATTGATCGTCATCGGCATGACGATCGTCATGCTGGGCGGTGGCATCGATCTCAGTGTCGGCTCGACCTTCGCTCTCGCGAACATCACGGCGCTGATATTGTTCAACCTGGCTGGGTGGCCGCCAGAAGCGGTCGTCGCCGGCACGATGGGTGTGGGAGCCCTTGTCGGCCTGATCAACGGCCTGCTGATCGGCTATCTCCGGCTTCGAGCGTTCTTGACCACGCTCGTCATGCTGACGCTCGTGCGCGCGGTGGTCACCCTCCTGCTTCAGATGTACCAGGTGCAGATCGCCTCGAGCTTCGTCGAGTCCGATCTCTGGGACTTCATAGGCACGGGATCGGTTCTTGGCCTGCCTTTCAGCGTCGTGGTGCTGATCGTCGTGGCGGCGTCGGCGCATATCGTCATCAGCAGGCTCCGCATCGGCTGGCGCGTCATGGCGGTCGGCGGATCGCGCCGCTCGGCCTACAACGCGGGCATCCCGGTGCGATTCACGGTGTGTCTGACCTATGTCGTGTCCGGATTGCTCACCGGTTGTGCGGGGGCGCTCTATGCGTCGAGGCTCTCCGGCGCCGGCCCCGACACCGGACTCGGTCTCGAGCTCGCTGCCGTGACGGCGGCGCTCCTCGGAGGCAACAGCATCGGCGGCGGGCACGGCTCGGTCGCCAAAGCGCTGATGGGAGCGATCATCGTATCGCTCCTGACCAATGGGCTTGTCAGGCTCGGGCTCGGGAACGGCTCGTCGCAGATGGCGGTCGGCATCGTGTTGCTGCTGGCGATCAGCATCAACGTACGCTGGAGCAAATGGCGGCATAAGCTCCAGTCGAAGGTCTACATGTCGCCGGCCTATCTGGCCCTGCCCCCCGACCCCGAGATCGACCCGAACTCGGCTTCGCCTTACGCCATGAACGACCGGCTTCGTGACGTCGAGGTCATCGGCCTCGGCGAGGTCGACGGGCCCGAGGACGTCATTCTCGATGCGGACGGCAACATCTATTGCAGCGCGCGTCAGGGCGATATCGTTCGCTTCCTGGCGCCCGACTACAGGCGACGCGAGGTCTATGCGCATGTGGGTGGCCGGCCTCTCGGCATGGCCATCGACAAGGACGAAAGCCTCGTCGTATGCATCGCCGGCATGGGCCTCTACCGCGTGGACAAGGGGCGCAATACCCGGAAACTGACCGCGGAGACGAACCGGTCGCGTCTGTCGGTCATCGATGATTCCCGCATGCGGCTTGCCGACGATCTCGATATTGCACCCGACGGAAAGATCTACTTCAGCGAGGCCACGATCCGCTACGGGATCGAAGAATGGGTTGCCGACGCCCTGGAAGGACGCGGCAACGGGCGGCTCATCCGTTACGATCCCGCGACGGACACCACGCGGACCATCAAGCGCGGCCTTCTCTTCGCGAACGGGATGTGCGTCGCGCACGACAACAAATCGGTGCTGTTCGCCGAGACATGGGGCTGCAGGATCAGCCGCTATTGGCTCGAGGGGCCCAAACAGGACACGACCGAGATCGTGCTCGACGGGCTTCCCGGATACCCCGACAACATCAATCGAGGCTCGCGCGGAACCTACTGGGTGGCGCTCGCCGGCACGCGAACGCCATCCTACGATCTGGCGATGACGATGCCGGCCTTCCGGCGACGCATGGCACGGCGCGTCGCCAGCGTCGAATGGCTGTTTCCCAACGTCAATGTCGGCTGCGTGGTGCGCTTCGACGCCGCGGGGCGCGTTCTCGAATCGCTATGGGATTCGGCCGGCGAGAACCATCCGACGATCACCTCGATGCGGGAGCATCGCGGCTATCTTTATATCGGTGGCGTGACCAACAACCGGGTCGGGCGGATCGAGATCCCGGACGCCGATCCGGAATGGACCGGCCCGGCATCCTATTGGGCAAAGCGTCCATGAATCCGCTCAGGAAACCCTTGGACCGGTGGCTCGGCCGTGGCGAAGCGTCCATCACAACGCCGCCGATGGATGGCGCCTTCCGGCCCAACGATCTTCTCGATTCGGCGTCGACGGTTGTGGAGCTGCCGGCGCCCGACTGTCTGGCCGTCACGTCGCATGGCGTCGTCGTCTCGTCAGGGCATTTGCTGTTCAGCGTCGACAAGCCCGGCGGAAGCCCGGTCGCGTTCTTCGATGCCGAGATCAGCGCCTTGGCCGGATTGCCGGATGGCGGTGCTGCGGTCGGCCTGAGCGACGGCAGGATCGCCTTCGTCGGGGGCCGGCATCACCGAAAGACGATCGAGATCGGTCCCGAAGCAAGGTGCATCACCGCGCTCGCGCCCGCGCCCGACGGTTCTCTGTTTGTCGCCAACGGGTCGGCGTCGAACGGGCCGGCGGCGTGGAAACGCGACCTGATGGAGAAGAATGCCACCGGGTCCGTGTGGCGGATCGAGCCCGCCCGGAGTAATCGCCAACAACTCGGCGGAAGCCTGGCTTACCCCTATGGCCTCCTTGTGGAGCCCGGCTCGATCGTCGTCTCGGAAAGCTGGCGCAGCGCGTTGACGCGAATTTCGCCCGGCGCAGCCGGCAAAGGCGAGCAGATACTGGAACACCTTCCCGCCTATCCCAGCCGCCTGGCGCGGGGAGCCGACGATGGGATCTGGCTCTCCCTGTTTGCGCCGCGGAGTCAGATCGTCGAATTCGTGCTGAGCGAGGACCATTATCGTCGGCGCATGATCAACGAAATCGACGCCGATCTTTGGGTGGCGCCGAGCCTTCGCGCCGGCCGGTCGCCCAAGGAGCCGATGCAACAGGGCGGCATGAGGCAGCTCGGACTGCTGAAGCCCTGGTCGCCCAGCCAATCCTACGGCCTGGTGGCGCTTCTCGATCGCGCCTACCGGCCGATCGCCAGCCTTCACAGCCGGGCGAATGGAAGGCGGCACGGCGTCACCAGCTGCGTGGCCGTTGGCGGCCAGCTCTTGTTCTCGGCCAAGGGCGACGGTGTCGTCGCCTCCTGCGCCTATGAGGGATTGGCATCATGAGCGTTCCGCCGCTCCTGGAGATGAAAGGCATCGCCAAGGATTATCGCGGCGTCGCCGCGCTGAAGAACATCGACTTCGACCTGCGGCGCGGCGAGGTGCATGCCCTCCTGGGCGAGAACGGGGCCGGCAAGTCGACGCTGGTCAAGATCCTGTCGGGCGCGGTCACCCCGACCCGAGGCGAAATCCGCATCAACGGCGAGCATATCCATATCGCCGGTCCGACGGATGCACGCCGACACAGGATCGCGATGGTCTATCAGGAGACCAGCCTCGTCCCCTCCCTGACCGTCGCCCAGAATCTCTATCTCGGTGACGAGAAGTTCTATAACCGCCTGCGGGGAACCTATATCGAGGCGCAGCAGCTTCTTCAGTCGCTGAACTTTCCCGTCGATCCGGCGGCAATCCTTCAGTCGCTCGGCACGGCCAAGCGGCAGATGGTCGAAATCGCGCGCGCCGTCCGTCTCCAGGCGAAGATCATCATATTCGACGAGCCGACCGCGACTCTGACGCCCGAGGAGAAGCATCACCTCTTCGCCTTGATCGACCGGCTGCGCAAGGAGCAGGTCTCGGTCATCTTCATCAGCCACGCGCTGGAGGAAGCGCTCGAGATCTCCGACCGGATCACCATCCTCAGGGACGGCGCCCACATCGTCACCGCCGACGCCAACACGCTTTCCCGCGAGACGATCATCCGTCACATGGTCGGCCGGTCGCTGACCGACGAGCTCTATGGCCAGGTGACCGATCCCCGCGCGATGCGCCGTCCCGGGGAAAGGGTGCTGAGCGTACAAAACCTCTCCATGCAGAACGTCGTGCGAAACTGCTCCTTCTCGATCTTTGCGGGGCAGGTCACCGGCATTTTCGGCCTCGTGGGCTCGGGCCGCACGGAAACGGCCCGGATCGTCGCAGGCGTCGCCAAGCGGGATTTCTTCCATGGCGGCGAGGTGCATTTCGACGGACGTTCCGTGCGCTACCGGACGCCGCGCCAGGCGGTCGGCGACGGCGTCGTCTATGTCACCGAGGATCGCAAGGGTGACGGGTACTTCGAGACGATGTCGGTCGCGGAGAACATCTATATCGGGCGGATTTCGAGCCGCGAGTCGCATGGAATCGCGCTGAGCATGAGCGAGATGCGCGCGCTCGCCGCAAGCTGGACGGAGAAGCTCAACATCAGGACGTTGAACAGCGACGCGCGGGTCGTCGAACTCTCCGGCGGCAACCAGCAGAAGGTAGTCATCGCGAAGGGGCTGGTCCAGAAGCCCAAGCTGGTCATTTTCGACGAACCGACGCGCGGCGTAGATGTCGGCGCCATCGCCGAGATTCATCAGTTGATCGGCGAGCTTGCCGATGAAGGGCTCGCCGTGATCGTCATATCGTCCTACCTGCCGGAAATCCTGAGATTGTCCGACCGTATTCTGGTTTCGAGGCTGGGCCGGATCGTGGAGGAGCTTTCGCCCGCGGAGGCGACCTCGGAGGCGGTGATGTATGCGGCCGTCTATTAAATTTGGCGGCGATTGCGGGCGCCCTCGTCGGGTCCGGCGATGGCGAACTCGGCGATCTGGCGCAGCCACCTGCGGAGCCTCGAATGCTCGGGCGAGAACTGAAGCTTCGGCTCGTCGCAGGTCTCCCGGCGGCGGGTGTCTCTCACGGCACCGCGCGGCCGGTCTTCGGATCGAGGATGAGTGCCTGGGCGTGGGGCTTGCGAAAGTCGAACATTCCGTCGAGCGGACCCGCGAAGGCGTCGGCTGACTGTTCGCCGATCCGCCCAAGACTCCAATTGTCCTCGATGAAGCGCAGGATCGAGGTCTGGTCCGTCAGCGTGTGATCGACCGCGTTGACGCGCGCATAGGGCGATATCACCAGCAGCGGCAGGCGCGGCCCGAAGCCGCAGCGCGCGGGATCGTCGTTGGGCTTGGCGTTGCCGCAGCGCCCTGGCCCATTGAGGGCGTCGACGTCGGCGATGGCCGACCCGCGAACGATCGGCGGCATCACATGATCGTACCAGCCGTCCGAATCGTCGTAGGCGATGATGATCGCCGTGTCTTTCCAATAGGGCGACTTCTCGATCGCATTCACGATCGCGACCAGATGCGCCTGCTCGTCGAGCGGATTGGAATAGCCGGCATGCCCGTCCTGGTATTTCTTGGCCTTGACGAAGCTGACCGCCGGCAGATGGCCGTGGCTCAACGCATCATAGAAATCCGCCAGATCGTACTGGTGATTGGCCTGGTCCTGCTCGCCGATCGTCGCGATCGACGTTGGCGCCAGGTGATGCGGGTTCGAGGTGCTTTCGTAATACTGGAACGGCTCGTGATGCGGGCTGTAGTCGGTCACGGCGGCATTGGCGATGTTGGTCGATTTGGCGCCGCAGACCGCCTTGCCGTCCCTGCTGCCGGTCGGGCGGAAGCCGCCTTGAAACCAGCCCCAGCTGACATGCTTCCCGTTCAGGAGATCGCCGATATTGCGCCCCGTCATGCCGACCAGCCCGGCCTTCGGATTCGAGCAATCGTCCAACTGCGGATCGGGATCGCCGATCATCGTGCCCTGCACCGTCAAGACCTCGTCCTCGATCTTGAGATCGGCGAGCAGCGCGCCGTGGGTCGTGCCGGCAACGAGATTGATCGCACCGGGCGAGGATGGGCCGAAGTTGGTGCCGAAGGAATTGTCGTTGAGCGCGAAACGTTGCGCATAGTTCCAGATCGCGGTCACCGTGTTGCCGTCGAAATAGCCCATCACGCCGCTGGGATCGCAATTCTTCCCGTCCGAGGAGGTGTGCTCGACGAACTTGTCCATGAGGCCGCCGTCGAAGGCGAGTTGCTCGGCGGTATATTCGTGATCCATGTCGCAGGTGACGGCCTGCTGCGGCGACAGGCGCGCCGGGTTGGCCGCATTGGGATTATTGGTCAGCAGCGCTTCGGTCAGGCCGTTGACGCTGGGCGTCTCCGGCTTCGCACGAAAGGCCGGCTCGCCCGGCAGATTGAGCGCCTTCGGGTAGGTGGCGAAGTAGTGATCGAAGGAAACATTCTCCTGATAGAGCACGATGACATGCTTGATCGGCGTTGCGGTTGCCGGTGCGGCCGCGCTTGAAGGACCCGCGCCGAGGCCCGCCATTGTCATGACGAGAATGCCGGCACCGAACGTCAGGCCGGTCCCGATACGCCAACCCCCGATGGTCATGATTTCGCTCCCCTGCTCCGGCGCCCGGCCCGAATCATTGCGATCGCCGCGACCCGCCGACGGCCGACGGGGCACGCACGCCGTCTTAGCGCCGTGAGCCGACGCGATTTATGACATCGGGCCCGGCCGGCGATCAATTCGGCCGTGGATTTCCATTAAATAAGCGAAAGGATCGGGGGACGGCTGCGGCCCCCTTGCCGCCATGATCCCGGCGATCGGCGTGGTCGCGCGTCAGAGCTTGCCCAGCATCTCGGCATAGCGGCGCGCCGTCTCGAGGCCGAAGCGCGTCGCCGCCCCGGAGGGCGCCCGCGGCGCCGTCTCGGCGATGCCGAGGCGGTGGCCCAGCACCTGCTTGCCATAGATCAGGAAGGTCCCCATCGATTCCATCAGGAAGACCAGCAGCGGCAGCACGCTCTGGTAAAGCCGCTCCGCCTCCGCCATCGAGTCCGGCTTGCCGCTCGCCATCAGATCGAAGATCCGCGTCGTGACGTCGAAGGTCTCCGCGCCCGGAATGAATCCCACGGCGCCGGCCCGCATCGAATCGACCATCTCGACGCCGGCCCGGCCGTTGAACACATCCATCGCGCCATCGACCTCCTGCATCAGCTCGGCGATCGAGAGCGCCGTCGCCTCGAGCTTGACGATCGAGAGATTGGGATGCGCCTTGTTCAGCGCCTTGATGCCGCCATGGCTCAAACCGATGCCGAGATATTCCGGTGCGTTCTGGATTCCGAGCGGCAGGGAGGATTTCTCCGCCACGGCCCCGAAGAAGCGGATGAGCTCGATCTCGGGCACGCCCTTGACCGGCGGCGGCTGCAGGATCACCCACTTCGCGCCGAGGCCGGCGGCGGCCTTGACGAAATCGCTCTGGCCCGCCGCCGTGACCTCGGCCACCGTGACCGCCAGCGGCACCCGGCCGCCGATGTCCTCGGCCACCCATTCCATGACCGTGTGGCGTTCGGCCAGCGACAGCTTGTTGACCTCGGTCGCGAGCCCGAGCACCGCGACGCCATGGACCTTGTGCGCCAGCAGGGACGCGACCTGCTTGCGCATCGCGCTTCGGGACAGGTTGCCGTTCGCGTCGAACAGCGCATAGACCATCGGGTAATTGCCGAAGAAGCCGGATCTGGTTTTCATGGGGAAGCCTTCGGATCTCGCATGACGGGCGGAAAGTGGACTGGGGAAAGCCGGTTTGTGTAACGTTAAACTAACGCTTCGCCGCGGGCCTGTCCATCGCTCCCGCGCACCCGTTCAGAAGGGCCGAACGGAACCGCGCCATCAGGTCGAGCCGCCGCGCTGCAGCGCCACCGGATAGACGATGTCGGTCTGCGTGAAGCTGCCGTCGGCCAGGCGCTTGAGGATCTCGGACCCTCCGCGCGCGCCGATCTCATAGGCCGGCGAACGAACGGTCGTCAGCACCGGGTCGGTATATTGCCAGAACTCGAAGGCGTTGAAGCCGGTGAGGATCACCTGTTCCGGAATCCTGATCCCGCGCGCCGCCAGCAGTTTCATGGCGCTGATGCCCATCTGGTCGTTGCCGGCCAGGATGGCGTCGGGCAGCCCATGCGTGTCGAGATCCTGTGCCAGCGCCGCCTGGGTGCCGCGGAACTCGCCATCGCCGCAAGTGACGATACGAAGCTCGGCGCCATTCTTCTGCTGCCGGATCGCCTCGCGGATGCCTTTGATTCGCTCCCCGATCGCCGGCCAGTACAGCTCCGGCACCAGCATCGCGAGGCGCTTGGCGCCGCCGTCGAGCGCCACCTGCCCCAGCATCCGACCGCCGCCCCGGTCATCCTGCCGGATGCTGCAAAGGTCGACCGCGGGAAACTTCAGGATCTCCTGGAACAGAACGATCGGCTGTCCCAGGCCCAGCAGCGTCTCCACCACGCCGCGCCGGATCGCGTCGCTGCCGGAGAGCATCACGCAGATCGCATCGGTCCGGATATCGCGGACCATCGGCGAGCCCTTGAAGGCGGCCGCCGAATGCCCTTGCAACAGCAGCCCGTAACCGTTGGCGTTGAGATGGTTGCCGAGACCCGACACGACATGGGTGATGAAGGGATCGGCCAGGTAGTTCGGCATATCGTCCACGATCACCATGCCGATCGAAAGCCGCTTCGACAGCCTCAGGCTGCGCGCCATCGTATGGGGCCGATAGCCCAGCTTCTCGATCTGGGCCTCGATGCGCAGACGGGTCTCGGGCCGCATCGAACCGACGCGGCCATTCATCAGATTGGACACGGTCATGGGCGAGACGCCGGAAGCCTCCGCCACGTCGCGCAAGGTGGCGCGGCCCCCGGCCGGCTTTGCGGCCCCCGGGCGCGGCGGACCCGCCTTCGCCACGCCCGTTTCTCCAGACGGGGATCTGGACGGACCACGTTTCACGCCGGGCGATTTCGGGGATTTTCGTGCTGTCATCCGGGGCGGCCGAAGCCGGGGTTGCGGGAGTCCTTTCGGAGTCGAGGCCCGATCATAGCGGGTCACGCGGACCCGCGCTGCGGGGGCCCGGCGTTTCAGCGGGGGCCCGCGGGGCAAGAGCCTCTAGCCTTTGGCCGCCTCGAGCGGGGTCCGGTCCAGGACCGCCCGCAGGAACAGCTGCAGCCGGTCGCTTCTGGGCCGGGCGAACAGCGCGTCCGGCAGCCCTTCCTCGACGATCCGGCCGCCATCCATGAAGACGACCCGGTCGGCGACCTCGCGGGCGAAACCCATCTCGTGGGTCACGATCAGCATGGTCATGCCCTGCTTCGCCAGCGCGCGGATCACCTGCAGCACCTCGCCCACCAGCTCGGGATCGAGCGCCGAGGTGATCTCGTCCAGCAGCAGCAATTTCGGCTCCATGGCCAGCGAGCGCGCGATCGCCACGCGCTGCTTCTGGCCGCCCGAGAGCTGCGAGGGGAAGGCCTGGCTCTTGTCGGCGAGACCCACCCGCGCCAGGAGATCTCGGCCGCGGGCCTCCGCCTCGGTTCGGGACAGCTTCAGCACCTGCACCGGCGCCTCGATCACGTTCGCCAGCACCGACATATGGGTGAAGAGATTGAAGTGCTGGAACACCATGCCCATCCGCGCCCGCATGGCCCGCAGCTTCGGGCCCGGCACCACAGGTTCGCCCTGGAAGAGGACGCGACCGCCCGACGGTTCTTCGAGCCGGTTCACGCAGCGCAACAGAGTCGATTTGCCCGACCCCGAAGGACCGATGATGGCGACCGTCTCGCCTTCCCTCACCGCGAGATCGACGCCGTCCAGCACCGTATGGGTGCCGAAGCGCTTGACCAGGCCTTCGAGGACCAGGACATCGCTCATCGCGGCGGACGCCGGAGCTCGAGCCGGCGCGCGAGCCGGGACAAGGGAATGCAGATGGCGAGATAGATCATGCCGGCCACCAGATAGATATCCATGCTGCGGAAGGTCTGGCTCGCCACGTCATAGGACCGGTACATGATTTCCGGCACCGAGATGGTGAGCGCCAGCGAGGTGTCCTTGATCAGCGAGATCAGGTAGTTCGTGAAGGGCGGCAGCATCATGACCGAGGCCTGCGGCAGGACGATCCGGCGCATGATCTGCAGCGGCGACATGCCGAGGCTGGTCGCGGCTTCGACCTGGCCGCGATCGACCGCCTCGATGCCGGCGCGGATGATCTCGGTGACATAGGCGCCGCCGAGGATCGAAAGCGTGATCACCGCGGCGCTGAAGGGATCGAGCCGCACGCCATAGGAGGCGAGCCCGAAATAGATCAGGAAGATCTGCAGCAGCGCGGGCGTGCCGCGGATGACCTCGACATAGATATTGCCGAGCCAGCGCAAGGGACGCTGCCTCGCTCCCTTGGCGAGGGCCCCCAGCAGGCCCAGCACCAGGCTGCCCAGCAGCGACAGCGCCGTCAGCTCGGCCGTGATGATGATGCCCTTCGCGACATAGGGCAGATAGGTCAGGGCGAAGGTGAAGAAGTCGGTCATCGCAAAGGCGGCCAGCCGGGCAGCGTCAAAAAAAGAGGGGTGGCGGCTTGCGACCGCCACACCCCCGTCACGAGCGGTCTCGTTGCTGAAGCGAGATTACATCTTTCCGGTCAGATAGGCCGGGCTCGTCAGTCCGTATTTCGCCATGATGGTCTTGCCCTCGCCGGCATCGACCAGCCGCTTGATCTCGGTATCGAAGGCCTTGATCAGCGAGTCGGTGCCTTCCTGGGCGAAGACGAAGAAGGTGCCGGGCAGCATGTCGCTGCCGAGATATTCCGGCGGCATGTATTCGACCACCTTGAGGTCGTAGCTCGGATTCTGGATCACCGCGTAATCGAAGGTGAAGCCCCACCAGATCGCCGCATCGACGCGGCCGGCCTTCAGATCCATCAGCATCGGGTCGGCCGACTCGTATTTGCGAATCTCGCCCGCGCCGAACTTCTCCTGGAGCTTGGTCGCTTCCTGTTCCTGCGCCGAGCCGCGAACGGTGCCCAGCACCTTGCCTTTCATGTCGGCGAAGGACTTGATCGAGGCATCGTCCTTCCTGGCGATCAGCACGTCGACGCCGTACCAGATCGGCAGTTCGTTATAGGCCATGACCTTCTTGCGCTCTTCGGTGCGATAGAGCCCGACGATCGTGTCGACGCGGCCCGACTGCAGCGCCGGTGCCAGGGCCGAATGGGTCAGGATGACCGGATCGACCTCGACGCCGAGCGACTTGCCGATCGCCTTGGTGAAATCGGCATCGATCCCCATCCATTCGCCCGAACCGATATCGATCCAGCTCTCCGGCGGGATGCTGAAGGCACCGACGCGCATGTAGCCGCGCTTCTTGATCTCGGCGAGCAGGTCGGCCGACAGGGCCGGCCTGCCGGCGGCGGCAACGGCCGCCACGGCCGCAGCGCCCGCCACGAACATGCGCCGCGAGACCGAACCGTTGAGCTTCGTTTCGTTGAGTTTCGACATCGGCAGCCCTCCTCTGGATTTGTGTTTTTTCCCGACCTCTGGGCGAGCCGGGCAGAACCATCCTCCTGCCGGCGTCGCTTCAGGTCGATTTAGTGTAACGTTAAACTTGGCAGCCGGGCGAGTCAACGGGCTCGAGGTTTTGCGGGTCCGACGGCGGCGCGGCGGGAGGAAGAGGCGACGGATCTTCGAGGGACGTCGTCGAGCGGACGATCCCGCGCTTCGGCAACGCCGAGCCGCTTCGCGGCGGCGGCGATTGCGCCGGAGCGTTTGCGCATGTTCATTCCCTAATGCCGCATATTCGTTCTCTAATTCGGAAGTTCTCCGCTCCAGATGCTCACCTGTGACGGGCGATGGATTTCGTCGCGCAGGATTCGGGGCATGACGCCGTGTTGACAATGAGAGGCCCGGTATTTCCGCCTCGGCGGAAGAAAGGCCGGCGAAGAGATGCCGGCATACTCGACGATGTCAATGGCAGAGCATCGGCTTTTGAATGCGTCGCAGCGGCTGCCATATCGCGGCCTGGACCGGTGCGTTGCTCGCAACCGGTTCCGCGGCAATAAAAATATTTCGATTTGCGGCTTGACCGACTCGGGCGACACCCCTTCTTCTTTATATGGGTTATTAGGATTTACGCTCACATCTCTGATTCGAGCGGATGAATCCATGGCCGTCTCAGTTAGCCGGGTGTGCCGCGGGCCGCCTCAGGCCGGGCCGCCGACACTCCGGAACGATGCAATAGGCGGACGCGTTAAGGGGTTTTGTTAACCACTATCGCGGAACATTAACCACATCCGGAG
The nucleotide sequence above comes from Hypericibacter terrae. Encoded proteins:
- a CDS encoding ABC transporter permease; translation: MIADLITRLRYRYFPDHMVGEVLGKRWMDNTIPVLLLVAILSYFVATIPNFVSFGNLSDTSRQIGEFGLIVIGMTIVMLGGGIDLSVGSTFALANITALILFNLAGWPPEAVVAGTMGVGALVGLINGLLIGYLRLRAFLTTLVMLTLVRAVVTLLLQMYQVQIASSFVESDLWDFIGTGSVLGLPFSVVVLIVVAASAHIVISRLRIGWRVMAVGGSRRSAYNAGIPVRFTVCLTYVVSGLLTGCAGALYASRLSGAGPDTGLGLELAAVTAALLGGNSIGGGHGSVAKALMGAIIVSLLTNGLVRLGLGNGSSQMAVGIVLLLAISINVRWSKWRHKLQSKVYMSPAYLALPPDPEIDPNSASPYAMNDRLRDVEVIGLGEVDGPEDVILDADGNIYCSARQGDIVRFLAPDYRRREVYAHVGGRPLGMAIDKDESLVVCIAGMGLYRVDKGRNTRKLTAETNRSRLSVIDDSRMRLADDLDIAPDGKIYFSEATIRYGIEEWVADALEGRGNGRLIRYDPATDTTRTIKRGLLFANGMCVAHDNKSVLFAETWGCRISRYWLEGPKQDTTEIVLDGLPGYPDNINRGSRGTYWVALAGTRTPSYDLAMTMPAFRRRMARRVASVEWLFPNVNVGCVVRFDAAGRVLESLWDSAGENHPTITSMREHRGYLYIGGVTNNRVGRIEIPDADPEWTGPASYWAKRP
- a CDS encoding NHL repeat-containing protein, which translates into the protein MNPLRKPLDRWLGRGEASITTPPMDGAFRPNDLLDSASTVVELPAPDCLAVTSHGVVVSSGHLLFSVDKPGGSPVAFFDAEISALAGLPDGGAAVGLSDGRIAFVGGRHHRKTIEIGPEARCITALAPAPDGSLFVANGSASNGPAAWKRDLMEKNATGSVWRIEPARSNRQQLGGSLAYPYGLLVEPGSIVVSESWRSALTRISPGAAGKGEQILEHLPAYPSRLARGADDGIWLSLFAPRSQIVEFVLSEDHYRRRMINEIDADLWVAPSLRAGRSPKEPMQQGGMRQLGLLKPWSPSQSYGLVALLDRAYRPIASLHSRANGRRHGVTSCVAVGGQLLFSAKGDGVVASCAYEGLAS
- a CDS encoding sugar ABC transporter ATP-binding protein; translation: MSVPPLLEMKGIAKDYRGVAALKNIDFDLRRGEVHALLGENGAGKSTLVKILSGAVTPTRGEIRINGEHIHIAGPTDARRHRIAMVYQETSLVPSLTVAQNLYLGDEKFYNRLRGTYIEAQQLLQSLNFPVDPAAILQSLGTAKRQMVEIARAVRLQAKIIIFDEPTATLTPEEKHHLFALIDRLRKEQVSVIFISHALEEALEISDRITILRDGAHIVTADANTLSRETIIRHMVGRSLTDELYGQVTDPRAMRRPGERVLSVQNLSMQNVVRNCSFSIFAGQVTGIFGLVGSGRTETARIVAGVAKRDFFHGGEVHFDGRSVRYRTPRQAVGDGVVYVTEDRKGDGYFETMSVAENIYIGRISSRESHGIALSMSEMRALAASWTEKLNIRTLNSDARVVELSGGNQQKVVIAKGLVQKPKLVIFDEPTRGVDVGAIAEIHQLIGELADEGLAVIVISSYLPEILRLSDRILVSRLGRIVEELSPAEATSEAVMYAAVY
- a CDS encoding phospholipase C; protein product: MTIGGWRIGTGLTFGAGILVMTMAGLGAGPSSAAAPATATPIKHVIVLYQENVSFDHYFATYPKALNLPGEPAFRAKPETPSVNGLTEALLTNNPNAANPARLSPQQAVTCDMDHEYTAEQLAFDGGLMDKFVEHTSSDGKNCDPSGVMGYFDGNTVTAIWNYAQRFALNDNSFGTNFGPSSPGAINLVAGTTHGALLADLKIEDEVLTVQGTMIGDPDPQLDDCSNPKAGLVGMTGRNIGDLLNGKHVSWGWFQGGFRPTGSRDGKAVCGAKSTNIANAAVTDYSPHHEPFQYYESTSNPHHLAPTSIATIGEQDQANHQYDLADFYDALSHGHLPAVSFVKAKKYQDGHAGYSNPLDEQAHLVAIVNAIEKSPYWKDTAIIIAYDDSDGWYDHVMPPIVRGSAIADVDALNGPGRCGNAKPNDDPARCGFGPRLPLLVISPYARVNAVDHTLTDQTSILRFIEDNWSLGRIGEQSADAFAGPLDGMFDFRKPHAQALILDPKTGRAVP
- a CDS encoding dihydrodipicolinate synthase family protein encodes the protein MKTRSGFFGNYPMVYALFDANGNLSRSAMRKQVASLLAHKVHGVAVLGLATEVNKLSLAERHTVMEWVAEDIGGRVPLAVTVAEVTAAGQSDFVKAAAGLGAKWVILQPPPVKGVPEIELIRFFGAVAEKSSLPLGIQNAPEYLGIGLSHGGIKALNKAHPNLSIVKLEATALSIAELMQEVDGAMDVFNGRAGVEMVDSMRAGAVGFIPGAETFDVTTRIFDLMASGKPDSMAEAERLYQSVLPLLVFLMESMGTFLIYGKQVLGHRLGIAETAPRAPSGAATRFGLETARRYAEMLGKL
- a CDS encoding LacI family DNA-binding transcriptional regulator, producing MAKAGPPRPGAAKPAGGRATLRDVAEASGVSPMTVSNLMNGRVGSMRPETRLRIEAQIEKLGYRPHTMARSLRLSKRLSIGMVIVDDMPNYLADPFITHVVSGLGNHLNANGYGLLLQGHSAAAFKGSPMVRDIRTDAICVMLSGSDAIRRGVVETLLGLGQPIVLFQEILKFPAVDLCSIRQDDRGGGRMLGQVALDGGAKRLAMLVPELYWPAIGERIKGIREAIRQQKNGAELRIVTCGDGEFRGTQAALAQDLDTHGLPDAILAGNDQMGISAMKLLAARGIRIPEQVILTGFNAFEFWQYTDPVLTTVRSPAYEIGARGGSEILKRLADGSFTQTDIVYPVALQRGGST
- a CDS encoding amino acid ABC transporter ATP-binding protein encodes the protein MSDVLVLEGLVKRFGTHTVLDGVDLAVREGETVAIIGPSGSGKSTLLRCVNRLEEPSGGRVLFQGEPVVPGPKLRAMRARMGMVFQHFNLFTHMSVLANVIEAPVQVLKLSRTEAEARGRDLLARVGLADKSQAFPSQLSGGQKQRVAIARSLAMEPKLLLLDEITSALDPELVGEVLQVIRALAKQGMTMLIVTHEMGFAREVADRVVFMDGGRIVEEGLPDALFARPRSDRLQLFLRAVLDRTPLEAAKG